AGAGACAgtctacaaacaaacacaaactgtttGATAGGAATGGATGTCAATGTGAAAAGACTGAAACACGAGGGCTACTGTACAGGTCTGTGCTCTGTCGACGGAAAGCGTCTTTCATTCCAAAACGAGATATCCACCATTTCAAAAAAAGAGTTGTCTACTCTTGACAAAGAAAGCAAAAGTAATGCTGTTATATTAGTCATCTTAACAGAATATGCTTATAAAATATCCACACTGGGAGAAGGTTCAGCTGAATGTTTGAAATGTTGAGTAATGGATTTTAAGTAGCACCTTTTTCTGTGAGCTAGTGGATCTATTGCGTTTTGGAATAAAGTCTTTTTAAACTGACTAAGTAGAGCTCCAGCATGTCACCACGGATGATGGTCCATCATCGGGTGGTTTgaatattaaatacaaaataagagACAAAGTGGAAAAACAACAGTTCATAAGTTACCATTCAAACTAAATAAACAACCCTTCAACATTATTCTGGAGAAGACTGAAGGATCTACAGCTGCTTTATGATTGAAGGCAATCTGAGGCAACTTCTTTCTGTACGTGTTtgagacaaacaaacagcacCCCAAGATTTCCTTCAGAGATGTGTGCAAGGCGGAGTTTTGACCTTACCAGCCGTCCTCCATCACCACCGCCGCGCTCATGGTTGGAGGCGTTGTCAAGGTAACGCATAGCTGTGCAGGCTCTGCATTTTCCTCACACCTCGGCGTCTCCTTCACTTCCTCTTCCGTCTGGGAATCGGGCCCGCTGACATCCACGCCCTCCTGGCCCTCCTCTATCTCCacatcttcctcctcatcttcctcctcctcttcctcctcttcctcctcctcttgctgctgctgctgctgtcgttGTTTGCGGCAGCACGGTTTGAACAAGTGGGGGTCGATGAGCACCTCCCCAAAGCGCCCCTTGTAGATTATTCCACAGCACACCTTCTGCCTAGAACAAAACAGAACACATggtattagggatgcaccaataccacttttttcagacctagtacaagtacttacatttgggtactctccgataccgagtaccgatacgagtgaACACACTGTCAGCTCTCATGTTTATTGAgaatgaaaacacctgtgtggaaGGGTTGTTGGTGTGTCGGGGCTTTAAAGACGCTGTTCTGAATCCTAAATACTGAATCCGTGTTGATGCTTCACTGTCTGATTTACCTCTTCCAGTAAGTGAGGTCCAGAAATGAGAAGACAGGAGAGCGACTGGATCCCGGGCTGATCTCCGTGTCTGAGCCGTCGTCTGAGAGGTTGCTGTAGCTGGGAGACTGAGCCGGGGAGGTGCTGGAGGTGGTGCTGTGGGCATCGGAATCTGGTGGGCAGAACAAAGCGTGAACAATGGAGGGGTGAGTAggtgtgacaaaaaaaaactactgtaTTTGAGGAAGAAATATGCGAAGTGCTTTCCATTAAACCGTAACTCACTGTTTCTTTTCAGCTCTTTCTGCAGCCTGCTGATCTGGCTCGGCCGGGCTTTCTTGGAGATGGACTTTATCTTCTTGGGCCTGGAAGTTATCTTTAGACTGGGACCTCCTCTGGCATCAACCACCTTCATGGAGGAGAGACGTACTGAATGAGTTTACACAGGTACTTTATCATGACCGAGCAATAGTAGTGTGAGCCAGACTCACATGGTTCCAGTTCTTCTTGGTTCCCACAGGTAGCTTTTTCCAGCGTTTCACCAGCAGCACACAGGCGTTACAGATCTCTCCAGATCGCATTTCACTCAGTCTGCAACACAATcacagtttgtgcagaaatgacACACAGGAAAATGTTTCAAATGAATAAGGTGTGTTATTATAACCTATACAGTATCCACATTGAGGCGGATCTCTGTCCAACCATCACGTGTCCAGCTGTGTCTCTTCTTACCCAAAGCAGCTCCTGAAGTCTTTCTCGTACCGCTTACTGTCCGTGAAACGAGAGCTGGACGACTTTGCGCGGCAGATGCAGCAGCCGTCCAAACTCCGGTACATCTTCGGCTTATGAAAGCCAAACATCTGCgtgcaaacaaaaaacagatttaaatgttaagagataagataagatcagatattcctttattagtcccgcagtggggaaatgtgcagtgtacagcagtacaggggatagtgcagaaacaagaagcatcagctaacagtaaaaaagagctaaacaaagtgaaacaaaatatgaaccatttaa
The nucleotide sequence above comes from Sebastes fasciatus isolate fSebFas1 chromosome 4, fSebFas1.pri, whole genome shotgun sequence. Encoded proteins:
- the sinhcaf gene encoding SIN3-HDAC complex-associated factor, which gives rise to MFGFHKPKMYRSLDGCCICRAKSSSSRFTDSKRYEKDFRSCFGLSEMRSGEICNACVLLVKRWKKLPVGTKKNWNHVVDARGGPSLKITSRPKKIKSISKKARPSQISRLQKELKRNNSDAHSTTSSTSPAQSPSYSNLSDDGSDTEISPGSSRSPVFSFLDLTYWKRQKVCCGIIYKGRFGEVLIDPHLFKPCCRKQRQQQQQQEEEEEEEEEEEDEEEDVEIEEGQEGVDVSGPDSQTEEEVKETPRCEENAEPAQLCVTLTTPPTMSAAVVMEDGW